In a single window of the Gemmatimonadota bacterium genome:
- a CDS encoding right-handed parallel beta-helix repeat-containing protein, producing the protein MHPIRLLPLLLLPAALPAQRPVPFTPGMTITASTRIAPGRYRIPATDSVGIIVRGRGITLDLRGVELVGDTMRSQPDRFTGDGIIIDGGADITVRGVTVRGVKHGLVALGTRGLRLFDSDFSHNQKPQLYSGIEKESLVDWLSFHQNEKREWLRHGAGVYLEGVVGGEIRNVTVRQGMNGLMLTRTDSLLIWNNDFSYNSGLGIGMYRSSYNRILHNRIDYDVRGYSHRFYNRGQDSAGLLMYEQSCFNVVAHNSVTHGGDGLFLWAGQSTMDTGKGGANDNLFYANDFSHAPTNGIEATFSRNAFVANRVEENWHGVWGGYSYQSVILGNTFRRNVEAIAIEHGQDIRIVGNRFEGDTAAIRLWWNKIEPSDWGYPKYRDTRSQDYTVLGNTFDGTRLAMRVENTQRFRADGNSFIKVDSLLRVSGDTTGWSMVQRPGEATAVPIPARYVVPKLPGGRDALIPAGGRRGRATIIVDEWGPYDYLSPKLWPVGRSDATPQKLRVLGPAGSWRVVAKEGVATLSAEAGRVGDTLIVTPAAGREGDYRVELEYRGAAVTSPFGVRTAAGVPVRFAWVRYLLPVKWAVTFALTDSTGNAPATTSAASLQGVIAQRDTTRLDFTWYGPPKGIPSKWLLTRAEASTTLTPGRYRIRTIADDAVRIYLDGKLLLDDWVPGESHVKEAEFTATGTHQLVVLHWQKDGWYELRVDVERVLRGGGGGGGGGGGGGGGGGGGGGGGGGGGGGGGGGGGGGGGGGGGGGGGGGGGGGGGGGGGGGGRPHGHVGIA; encoded by the coding sequence ATGCATCCCATCCGCCTGCTCCCGCTCCTGCTCCTCCCCGCCGCGCTCCCGGCGCAGCGCCCCGTCCCGTTCACGCCCGGGATGACGATTACCGCCTCGACGCGCATCGCGCCGGGGCGGTATCGCATTCCAGCCACCGATTCGGTCGGCATCATCGTCCGGGGCCGCGGCATCACGCTCGATCTCCGCGGCGTGGAGCTGGTGGGCGACACGATGCGGAGCCAACCCGACCGCTTCACCGGCGACGGCATCATCATCGACGGCGGCGCCGACATCACGGTGCGCGGGGTGACGGTGCGTGGCGTGAAGCATGGCCTCGTCGCACTCGGCACGCGCGGGCTCCGGCTCTTCGACAGCGACTTCTCCCACAACCAGAAGCCGCAGCTCTATTCCGGTATCGAGAAGGAGTCGCTGGTCGACTGGCTCTCGTTCCACCAGAACGAGAAGCGGGAGTGGCTACGCCACGGCGCCGGCGTCTATCTCGAGGGCGTGGTCGGCGGCGAGATCCGCAACGTGACGGTGCGGCAGGGGATGAACGGGCTGATGCTGACCCGCACCGACTCGCTGCTGATCTGGAACAACGACTTCTCCTACAACTCCGGCCTCGGCATCGGGATGTATCGCTCGTCGTACAACCGGATCCTCCACAACCGGATTGACTACGACGTGCGCGGCTACTCCCACCGCTTCTACAATCGCGGCCAGGACTCGGCTGGCCTCCTGATGTACGAGCAGAGCTGCTTCAACGTGGTGGCCCACAATTCGGTCACGCACGGTGGCGACGGCCTCTTCCTCTGGGCCGGGCAGTCCACCATGGACACGGGGAAGGGCGGGGCCAACGACAATCTCTTCTATGCCAATGACTTCTCGCACGCGCCGACCAACGGCATCGAGGCGACCTTCTCGCGCAACGCCTTCGTGGCCAACCGCGTCGAGGAGAACTGGCATGGTGTCTGGGGCGGCTACTCGTATCAGTCGGTGATCCTTGGCAACACCTTCCGCCGCAACGTCGAGGCGATCGCGATCGAGCACGGCCAGGACATCCGGATCGTCGGCAATCGCTTCGAGGGCGACACCGCCGCGATCCGTCTCTGGTGGAACAAGATCGAGCCGAGCGACTGGGGTTACCCGAAGTACCGCGATACGCGGTCGCAGGACTACACCGTGCTGGGCAACACCTTCGACGGCACGCGGTTGGCGATGCGCGTCGAGAACACCCAGCGCTTCCGGGCCGACGGCAACAGCTTCATCAAGGTCGATTCCCTCCTGCGCGTGAGTGGCGACACCACCGGATGGTCGATGGTGCAGCGCCCGGGCGAGGCGACGGCGGTGCCGATTCCGGCGCGGTATGTCGTGCCGAAGCTGCCGGGCGGGCGCGATGCCTTGATTCCGGCCGGTGGCCGTCGTGGCCGCGCGACGATCATCGTCGATGAATGGGGCCCGTACGACTACCTGAGCCCGAAGCTCTGGCCGGTCGGTCGTAGCGATGCCACGCCGCAGAAGCTCCGCGTGCTCGGACCGGCCGGCAGCTGGCGCGTGGTGGCAAAGGAAGGCGTCGCGACCCTCTCTGCCGAAGCAGGGCGCGTCGGCGACACGCTGATCGTGACGCCAGCGGCCGGCCGCGAAGGCGACTACCGCGTCGAGTTGGAGTATCGCGGCGCCGCGGTGACCTCACCGTTCGGCGTGCGGACCGCAGCCGGCGTGCCGGTTCGCTTTGCGTGGGTGCGCTACCTCCTCCCGGTGAAGTGGGCGGTCACCTTTGCCCTTACCGATTCGACAGGGAACGCGCCGGCGACCACGTCCGCCGCCTCGCTGCAGGGAGTGATTGCGCAGCGCGACACCACGCGCCTCGACTTCACCTGGTACGGCCCGCCGAAGGGGATTCCGTCGAAGTGGCTGCTGACCCGGGCCGAGGCGTCGACCACCCTCACCCCGGGGCGGTACCGTATCCGCACCATCGCCGACGATGCCGTCCGCATCTATCTCGACGGCAAGCTCCTCCTCGACGACTGGGTGCCGGGCGAGTCGCACGTGAAGGAAGCGGAGTTCACGGCGACCGGCACGCATCAGCTGGTGGTGCTGCATTGGCAGAAGGATGGCTGGTATGAGTTGCGGGTGGATGTGGAACGGGTACTTCGGGGGGGGGGGGGGGGGGGGGGGGGGGGGGGGGGGGGGGGGGGGGGGGGGGGGGGGGGGGGGGGGGGGGGGGGGGGGGGGGGGGGGGGGGGGGGGGGGGGGGGGGGGGGGGGGGGGGGGGGGGGGGGGGGGGGGGGGGGGGGGGGGGGGGGGGGGGGGGGGGGGGGGGGGGGGGGGGGGGGGGGGGGTAGACCTCACGGCCACGTCGGCATCGCGTAG